A part of Brachybacterium faecium DSM 4810 genomic DNA contains:
- a CDS encoding alpha-L-fucosidase (PFAM: Alpha-L-fucosidase), with translation MPPSSHTPAPQADAPVTDTLAWFDEARFGLFVHFGLYAIPARHEWVMTREKHSPEDYERYADLFDPDRFDARQIARTAREAGMRYAVLTTKHHEGFCLFDSALTDYTSQHACGRDLVREFVDALREEGLRVGFYHSVIDWHHPDFPIDHLHPLRDREDIDELNRGRDIARYRDYLHGQVRELLTGYGQIDYLFFDFTYPGPHGKGPQDWDSERLLATVRELQPGCVVNDRLGIPADLVTPEQYQPAEPMRDDSGRPVRWEACQTTNGSWGYDRDNLEFKSPDLLLRMLVDTVGKGGNMLLNIGPDGRGGLRREDTDALATIGEWMDLHGRTIHSAGPVDPALGIQAPPGTLLTQRGDRLYIHLTAWPMSHLHVRGLAGAVRFARLLHDGSEIAFSTIDPEQKGSHTTVGGISADTVTFTVPIMRPEVLLPVIEVLLTEDSTPVAG, from the coding sequence CGACGAGGCCCGCTTCGGGTTGTTCGTCCACTTCGGGCTCTACGCGATCCCCGCCCGCCATGAATGGGTGATGACGCGGGAGAAGCACAGCCCCGAGGACTACGAGCGGTACGCCGACCTGTTCGACCCCGACCGCTTCGACGCCCGCCAGATCGCGCGCACCGCCCGCGAGGCCGGGATGCGCTACGCGGTGCTGACCACGAAGCACCACGAGGGCTTCTGCCTCTTCGACAGCGCGCTGACGGACTACACCTCCCAGCACGCCTGCGGGCGCGACCTCGTGCGCGAGTTCGTGGACGCCCTGCGTGAGGAGGGGCTGCGGGTCGGCTTCTACCATTCGGTCATCGACTGGCACCATCCCGACTTCCCGATCGACCACCTGCACCCGCTGCGGGACCGGGAGGACATCGACGAGCTCAACCGCGGCCGCGACATCGCCCGCTACCGCGACTACCTCCACGGGCAGGTGCGCGAGCTGCTGACCGGCTACGGGCAGATCGACTACCTCTTCTTCGACTTCACCTACCCCGGACCGCACGGCAAGGGCCCGCAGGACTGGGACTCCGAGCGGCTGCTCGCCACGGTGCGCGAGCTGCAGCCCGGCTGCGTGGTCAACGACCGGCTGGGCATCCCCGCCGATCTCGTGACCCCGGAGCAGTACCAGCCCGCCGAGCCGATGCGGGACGACTCCGGCCGCCCGGTGCGCTGGGAGGCCTGCCAGACCACCAACGGCTCCTGGGGCTATGACCGGGACAACCTCGAGTTCAAGTCGCCCGATCTGCTGCTGAGGATGCTGGTGGACACCGTCGGCAAGGGCGGCAACATGCTGCTGAACATCGGGCCCGACGGGCGAGGAGGCCTGCGCCGGGAGGACACCGACGCCCTCGCGACGATCGGGGAGTGGATGGACCTGCACGGACGCACGATCCACTCCGCCGGCCCCGTCGACCCGGCCCTGGGCATCCAGGCCCCGCCCGGCACGCTGCTCACCCAGCGGGGGGACCGCCTGTACATCCACCTCACCGCCTGGCCGATGTCGCACCTGCACGTGCGGGGTCTGGCCGGGGCGGTCCGCTTCGCGCGGCTGCTGCACGACGGCTCGGAGATCGCCTTCTCCACCATCGACCCGGAGCAGAAGGGCAGCCACACCACCGTGGGCGGTATCAGCGCGGACACCGTGACCTTCACCGTGCCGATCATGCGACCGGAGGTGCTGCTGCCCGTCATCGAGGTGCTCCTGACGGAGGACTCGACCCCGGTCGCGGGCTGA